The Candidatus Omnitrophota bacterium genome contains the following window.
GATTTGAACACAAAGGATATAGAATGCGCTTTGAGGGTAGTCATGGGGACAGCGCGCAGTATGGGTATTGACGTAAATTGATAATATAACCGGGCTTGTACTATGATAATCAAACGGCGCGTGAGTTTGCTTAAAAATGTCCGGATACAGGAGTGGTAATGAATAAGCGTTTGAAACAGGCAAGCACTTTATATAATAAAGCGCAGGCGTATAAACTTGATGAAGCCGTTGCTATAATAAAAAAATGCCCGGTGGTAAAGTTTGATGAAAGCGTTGACCTTTCCATCAGACTGAATATTGACACAAAGGAACTTAGCCAGTCGGTGAGGGGTTTTGTGGTTTTGCCTCACGGGACAGGCAAGAAGACCAAGGTAGCTGTTTTTTGCAAGGCGGATATGGCGGACAAGGCCAAGGCCTGCGGCGCGGATATTGCCGGCGCGGATGACCTTGTGCAAAAAGTCCTGGCTGGTTATCTTGATTTTGATGTGGTCATTGCCACGCCTGACATCATGAGAGACATAAGCAAACTTGGCAAGGTATTGGGGCCAAGGGGCCTGATGCCAAGCCCAAAGGCTGGAACCGTGACAAACGATATTGAGAAGGCAATAGCTGAAATCAAGGCAGGTAAAGTGGAATTTAAAATGGATAAGCTGGGATGCGTAAACATGACCGTCGCAAAAAGGTCATTCAATGATAACGCTATTGTTGAAAATGCCGAAAGCGTTTTGAAGGCTGTTTCCCACGCCAGGCCCGCTCATGCCAAGGGTAAATTCCTTCGCAGTGTGTCCATATCCACTACTATGGGTTGCGGCGTTAAACTGGATTTAGCCGCGTATTCCGTTTAAGTGACAAAATAGAGGTTATTATGGCCAAAGAACTAAAACCGGGTAAATTTCTGAAAACGCGTATAATAAAGGAATACGAGCAGGCCTTCAAGCCGGCTTCTTCGTATTTTGTGGCAAATTTTGGCGGACTTACTAATAAGGAAATAGAAGACCTTAAGTTCAAACTAAAGTCTGTTTCGGCCGGATATCTTGTCGTGAAGAATTCTTTATGCAGGACGGTTTTCAAGGCTTTGAACATAGAAGCCCTGACAGAGGTAATTGAAGGGGCCTGCGCAATAAGTTATACGGATAAAGACCCTGTCAAAGCGACTAAAATATTGGTGGATTTTTCCAATGCCAATGATAAATTTAAGTTGAGAGCCGGTTATCTAAGCGGCGATATCCTTACCCCCGTCATGCTCAAGCAGCTTGCCGCAATGCCTTCCAGGGAGGTTTTGCTCGCGCGGCTTGTCTCGGCGATGAATTCGCCTGTTGTCGGTTTAGTAACAACCTGCTCGGCGATTTTAAAACAATTTTTGTACGCGCTCAATGCGGTAATTAAAAAGAAAGAAGAAAATAAGGAGGAATAAAATGTCTGAAGATTTAAAACAACGCGAAACGGTTTCGGCCCAGCAGGCTGTAAAATCTGAAAAAGCCGAAAAAAAAGCGCCTGTCTCAAAAGACCAGGACGATTTTATAACAAAGATTGAGAAGATGTCCGTGATGGAGCTGGCCTCTCTTGTAAAAGCGCTGGAAGAAAAGTTTGGAGTATCTGCCCAGGCCCCTGTGATGATGGCCCAAGCCGGAATGCCGCAGACGCCAGGCGCGCCAGGCGCGGCCGCGGCGCAGGAAGAGAAGACCATGTTTACCGTGGTCTTGAAGGATGTAGGCGCTAATAAAATACAAGTCATTAAAGAGATACGGACAATTACGAATCTCGGGCTGAAGGAAGCAAAGGATCTTGTTGAAGCCGCTCCCAAGACCATTAAAGAGGGTGTGGCAAAAGCCGAAGCTGAAGATATGAAGAAAAAGATTGAAGCTGCGGGCGCCAAGGTAGAATTAAAGTAGTTTTATATTGCCTTTGTTTTTTACCGGGGTTTTAAAGCCGCGGCCTTTATGGGTTTTTTTGTTTTTAAATATTTAAAATCGGCAGTATCAGCCGGTTACCGGCAATCCAAAGGGTAAAAATTAGAAAGAAGAAAATATGCAAAGCAAAAGGAAAAGCTTTTCGCAGTTAAAGCGGCTGTATCCTATACCCAATCTCTTAGAGATACAGTTAAACTCGTTTAACGACTTCATACAGTCCGGCGTTCCTAAACAAAAGCGAAAAAATATCGGCCTGCAGGAAGTCTTTACCAGTGTTTTTCCTATTGAGAGTTATGACAAGAACTACCGCTTGGAATTTACCGGTTATTCGTTAAGCAAGCCCAAATACGAGATTGAAGACTGCAAGATCAGGAGTATGACATATGCGTCCGGGCTTAAGGTGAAATTAAGGCTTAAATCAAGCAAGGATATAAAAGAGCAGGAGGTATATATAGGCGA
Protein-coding sequences here:
- the rplJ gene encoding 50S ribosomal protein L10 encodes the protein MAKELKPGKFLKTRIIKEYEQAFKPASSYFVANFGGLTNKEIEDLKFKLKSVSAGYLVVKNSLCRTVFKALNIEALTEVIEGACAISYTDKDPVKATKILVDFSNANDKFKLRAGYLSGDILTPVMLKQLAAMPSREVLLARLVSAMNSPVVGLVTTCSAILKQFLYALNAVIKKKEENKEE
- the rplA gene encoding 50S ribosomal protein L1; translated protein: MNKRLKQASTLYNKAQAYKLDEAVAIIKKCPVVKFDESVDLSIRLNIDTKELSQSVRGFVVLPHGTGKKTKVAVFCKADMADKAKACGADIAGADDLVQKVLAGYLDFDVVIATPDIMRDISKLGKVLGPRGLMPSPKAGTVTNDIEKAIAEIKAGKVEFKMDKLGCVNMTVAKRSFNDNAIVENAESVLKAVSHARPAHAKGKFLRSVSISTTMGCGVKLDLAAYSV
- the rplL gene encoding 50S ribosomal protein L7/L12, which gives rise to MSEDLKQRETVSAQQAVKSEKAEKKAPVSKDQDDFITKIEKMSVMELASLVKALEEKFGVSAQAPVMMAQAGMPQTPGAPGAAAAQEEKTMFTVVLKDVGANKIQVIKEIRTITNLGLKEAKDLVEAAPKTIKEGVAKAEAEDMKKKIEAAGAKVELK